AATCCTCAGAAATAGAGACTATACCACCAGTTATCGCCATTAAGGTTCCTCCTGTTAACGCGGCTGCACCAATGATACCTCCACGCCTCCACTTAGCCCATCTACTTTGTGAAGAATCTGCTTCTTGTTGCTTACTGTTTCTCTCTTTTAATATGGCCATTGCTGAGCTAGCAACTATGGTCTCAATAGCTTCCTAAAAAGGAGAAAgcatcataaaaaaatattactattagATCTTGTATAACCAGCTCAAGTCCAAGTAGGggtgtaaacaaaccaaactattcgtgagctactcgagttcggctcggaaaatattcgaatttgattcggtaataatcgagccgagctcgagctcgagctatttggatgttttaccgagccgagctcaagcttcaaattactcggctcgtaaggttcgcgagccttatcgagcctctattatttttttaatttttaatataaatatatttttacaaatatatatatataataatttatttataatttatatatttaatcgaatcgaactcgagtcgaaccgatcatatttcgagtttttgtcaatatttggtgactcgattcgagctttcgagccgaactcgagcctatcgaactatttacgagccgagcttcgaacttgaaattaaaggctcggtcgaactcgagctcgagctcgagccccGAACATttcagtcgagctcgagccgagcctgacaatgttcgactcggctcggctcgtttacaCCCCTGAGTCCAACTATCAAGATAGTGATGGGGATACAGGGatggaattagggtttagggtagAAAACTCTTGCATAGATATCTGAAAACATAACAATCAATACTTAAAATGATCGACTCTAATAATTTAGATCACCATAGCCTTACATATAATAATCTACTTTTCATATAAAACGAAAACTCTCAATTATATATATcccaaatttaaaagataacaATTATCATTTGAAGTTTCCAACTACTTGGGCTTCCAGAACTTTTTATATTGTTCCTAGATAGTCTCTTTAGGCCTTTGAACTAGTTGTCCCTTTATCAGACAACACAGACTGCCATTTCAAGAATACAGATTGcgatattaatgaaaaaaaatactaatatagTACACGTTGCCAAGCACTTTTTCAACAGTGAATTTCACAACTAAAAAACAACAGGTTTAAGAGGAAAATTTGAGATAATGACATAATTCTCAAGGTTTGCAGAAAGGCAAAACAAACATCGTCTCATATGAGCCAATACTCATAAGTTAAGCCAATACTGAATCCTCTTATTAGATATTTAGATTCTTCAGTAATGTAAGAGACTCTTAGGCAAGCGTCAGGACATTTTTTCAGTAGTTTGATATTTGTTTAGTTAACAAAATACTTTAAAAGGTGTAGTGTGCAGATTACTCTTTAAAAATGTATTAATttgcatttgtttttcttttaaatgtGGAAACTTCAGATCCTCAATTTGTGAGATCTGCCAAACTGCCAGTTTCCCAGTTGTCAAATCTCTGTATAACAATCCGAATTTCCCGAGTTAAATCCTCGATACTTAGAAAGCTCACAAAGGACAGACATATTCAGGCATTACTTGATTGGAATCAAGGTTTATAGTTTAGTAATAAGTCTCAAATTAGAACTCATTACAGCACCAAAAACAATTAGACAGATAATGTCATCAAAGACTTGAAATTATAGTTTACTGGGAGATAGCATGTAAGAAAGGGACACAATCGAATTTTACGAAATACAAAAACCAATATATAAAACTTGGTACGACAAGTGAATAATTATGAGAAACTAACCATCTTTATCCACTCAATATCAAACCAAGTTGACAGCAATCGCAAAGCCACACGGTGACGAGCGTCATAATCATTCTTTCGGCGTTTTGCTGTGTTGTCAAGTTCAGGTGTTTTTGCCAAACAAGCTGTGAGGAGTTCAAACAGAACTGCCACCTTCCTCTTATCATCAAGCAAGGTTAACTCTTCAAAGGGTTTTGTATCACATTTCCTGCCAGACCCAACAGATGGCTCTGCCATAATAGATCTTTTACCTGATGTATCCTGCTCATCAGTTTCACGGTcatcatctttcttctcatcaGTTTCATGGTCATCAACTTTCTTCTCATCAGTTTCATGGTCATTATCTTTCTTCTCATCAGTTTCACGGTCCTCATCTTTCACTTCAGGCTGTGGTTGAGCGGCACTTGACAATATCTCCCGCCATTCTTGTTCGTATGCACGATGTTTTTTCTTATGATAAGCGAATTCCTCTGAAGGGTCCATGGTTGCTGCCATACTACTAACAGCATTTGACAATCCGTGCTCCTGATCCTTCATTTCTGAAGAAGTCTCACTACTATCTTCAGCAAGCAATCTTATGAActgttatcatatatatatatacacaacttaTTAACCATAAACAACACCAAATGCATAATCACTGTTAATGATTATGACAAAAGAACACATTACCCAAATTCATTGTCTATCACGAGAAGCAAAAAGTATACTAACTTTCCTACATTTATAACACTCAGTTTCTCTATTTTTCAGTAAAAAAACCATTTCTCATTTGACATTAACATTCTATCAAACCTAAAAAGGATGACGAAACAGTTTCTGCAGCAGTAAGGATGTGATGGACATACAGCTCCAACGTGATGAGTCCCAGAGGGCGATCCTGCAGTTTCCTCAAGTCCAGGCCAGGCTTGATCATTAATTTCTAAGAAACTGATCACAAAAACATCACTAAATCAGAACACATTTTCTCTGCAACATCTGGATAAAATTTCTCAAATTAAACATACGAttcaactcaaaaccctaacatAACTCTAAAATTAACCAAAACAAGGTCATACAAAGTCAGCGAGTAATCCAATTTCTAGTTAACATAATAAAACTACTGTGAACACATTCTCAATCAAAATTGCATACAAACACATCATACAACTGATCACAAAACATTATTAAATCAACATACGTTTAACAAATAGCTAGTATCAAAGAAACAAttcaactcaaaaccctaacatAACTTCAAAATCAACCAAATAACATCATACAAACTCAACTAGTAATACAATCCAAGctaacaaaataaaaactactgAAGACTTTCTATCAAGATTTGCGCGCACGGACATATCAAAAAAACTGATCACGAAGACATTATTAAATCAAACCACATTTTGATAAATAGCTAGTATCAAACAAACAAttcaactcaaaaccctaacataatttcaaatatagGCGAATAACATCATACAAAGCCGAAGAGCAACATAATTCCAAGCTAACATAATAAAAACTACTGTCAACACATTCTCATATAGAGATAGAGATAGCAAGGGAGAGggaggggagggggagagagagagggggggagggagagagagagagagagagggaagggagggggagagagagagagagacggagagagagagagggagggagagggagagagagagagagagagaagggggagagggaggggggagggagagagaaggagagagagggagggaaggagagggagagagagagggagagagattgatCTATGAAATGAGGACCTAAAAACAGGGCGGAGGAGACCAGAGGTCTGATGGATCCAAAGCTCAGGGTCAGCGGAGACTGAATAAGGCGTCCTGCTGTCACCGCCGTCCAATTCATCCTCATCTTCATCGAAAATCGAGGCGAGAGGGCGAGTCTGGTGTGTTTGAGCTTTGTGTAAAGCCAGACCAAACAGAGCTCCCGCTGCGTATTTCTGAGTCGGTGTTAAGATCGCTGAAACCATTGATTcatgtgtgtatgtgtatgcATGTGATTTATATGACAACAACAATGCAGTATGCTTACTGAATTGTGAAGATTTGAAGGCATCGATGATGATCGATTATTAACAGGACAAGTGTGTTGTGTAGTATTCGTATTTTCATATTCAAATGGTGGTGCTGGGGATTGTGGGGCTGTTTGGTAAGCAGAATCAATTTCTGCTTCTGGCTTCCGCTTTTCTtaatccgtttgtgtaaagaagtagaagcacttttaagaagctgagaatgctagcttctgtctcaaagcttctgcttcttttccaaacactttattaacttatttatttctcacttctactccacttctttactttaagcatggaatcactttttttaagcttggcCAAACGGCACCTGTATACACGAGCTATGTTTTGtgttcactttttttaagcttggcCAAACGGCACCTGTATACACGAGCTATGTTTTGTGTTCTGTTTTACAAGGATCTGTTTGGCTTTTTTACATTCCCTGCATAAATTTAtcttgaaataataattaaaagaaatcaTGATTTTTACGACATTCTTTTACAAGAATACTCTTTTTAAATAAACGATAAAAATATCAttctattttcattttgaaaatgaataacgtgatatattcatatttgaTACCTCTTAGCT
This genomic window from Daucus carota subsp. sativus chromosome 7, DH1 v3.0, whole genome shotgun sequence contains:
- the LOC108193349 gene encoding uncharacterized protein LOC108193349 isoform X3; translated protein: MVSAILTPTQKYAAGALFGLALHKAQTHQTRPLASIFDEDEDELDGGDSRTPYSVSADPELWIHQTSGLLRPVFSFLEINDQAWPGLEETAGSPSGTHHVGAFIRLLAEDSSETSSEMKDQEHGLSNAVSSMAATMDPSEEFAYHKKKHRAYEQEWREILSSAAQPQPEVKDEDRETDEKKDNDHETDEKKVDDHETDEKKDDDRETDEQDTSGKRSIMAEPSVGSGRKCDTKPFEELTLLDDKRKVAVLFELLTACLAKTPELDNTAKRRKNDYDARHRVALRLLSTWFDIEWIKMEAIETIVASSAMAILKERNSKQQEADSSQSRWAKWRRGGIIGAAALTGGTLMAITGGLAAPAIAAGFGALAPTLGTMIPVIGASGFAAAATAAGSVAGSVAVAASFGAAGAGLSGAKMARRTGSIDEFEFKVVGENRKKGRLAVEVVISGFVFEEDDFVKPWEGQADNSERSDKAGKLLAEEVLEKGLHGQSLDVHMCFRPVTLLGFSLGARVIFRCLQCLSESDNNAGLIERVVLLGSPIAIQDENWETARKMVSGRFVNAYSTNDWTLGVAFRASILSRGVAGVQPVDVPGIENVDVTEVIEGHSSYLWATQQIIEQLELNAYFPVFNATPMKPGEDTYSGNSFLGGYIQPAGKGEGI
- the LOC108193349 gene encoding uncharacterized protein LOC108193349 isoform X4; protein product: MVSAILTPTQKYAAGALFGLALHKAQTHQTRPLASIFDEDEDELDGGDSRTPYSVSADPELWIHQTSGLLRPVFSFLEINDQAWPGLEETAGSPSGTHHVGAFIRLLAEDSSETSSEMKDQEHGLSNAVSSMAATMDPSEEFAYHKKKHRAYEQEWREILSSAAQPQPEVKDEDRETDEKKDNDHETDEKKVDDHETDEKKDDDRETDEQDTSGKRSIMAEPSVGSGRKCDTKPFEELTLLDDKRKVAVLFELLTACLAKTPELDNTAKRRKNDYDARHRVALRLLSTWFDIEWIKMEAIETIVASSAMAILKERNSKQQEADSSQSRWAKWRRGGIIGAAALTGGTLMAITGGLAAPAIAAGFGALAPTLGTMIPVIGASGFAAAATAAGSVAGSVAVAASFGAAGAGLSGAKMARRTGSIDEFEFKVVGENRKKGRLAVEVVISGFVFEEDDFVKPWEGQADNSERSDKAGKLLAEEVLEKGLHGQRPVTLLGFSLGARVIFRCLQCLSESDNNAGLIERVVLLGSPIAIQDENWETARKMVSGRFVNAYSTNDWTLGVAFRASILSRGVAGVQPVDVPGIENVDVTEVIEGHSSYLWATQQIIEQLELNAYFPVFNATPMKPGEDTYSGNSFLGGYIQPAGKGEGI